One window of the Natrinema sp. CBA1119 genome contains the following:
- a CDS encoding PKD domain-containing protein, with protein MNRRKFIKTTGGGTIVGSALPYSAGLARGTSGMQWQTPGIEWSQTFDRGGDDIAITAVDGSGDGYLFAGQTTSGSGGRDAWVLKTDGSGRETWQKTFGGGAHDWISAATPADSGSLLAGQTASRGNGQLDAWLVKLAADGTEQWQRPYGGTGDDRASSVLSEPGGYVFAGGTKSAGSGGVDAWLMRVDESGDGDWNEVYGGTGDDWAFDHVRTDDGGYLLVGETDSAGSGGRDAWVLATDGDGTAQWNQVYGGSADDYARAVVPAHDDGYVFAGGTKSAGSGGTDGLIVEIDSSGTETWRKRVGGRDDDRFTSLVRHGEGYLAVGSTASTGRGQQSTWVVKLLADGKVVWQTTYETNAVDYANAVVGGDDPLVVGALEQGGTGSARLVKLAGESNTGEPTADFSVTPTPPETSLETKYEGTGSSAANGTIATYEWDTDGDGEFEEVGESATHAYEQVGEVPVTLRLRTDDGGTTETTKTLDVRVARTSALREHAREIDDVTVTDIDHEATVASAVSRLNDRVRTDRLPLETAEGATQRLVLAETFTVDVLSGLGSESYEQSVEEYDLAGHTAELVLSLLVDLAMIGVGIAGGKLGTYIADKLPYLSGYVDDLVGKLDDAIAKLADYAADLSGEASTALKESSDEIAKGAVDKLVEETSGEIAKLALGEYIDEQISAFQSTVADTLRRPIEYTIETDGDKIDDDYDNRLDDGLALAYTRLDPDRLGREGLRGSLTGARTALNDGVMTVTDELRTAHAGLQAIQDTLDEFGLFENLADAYAALMEGDAVETILEILWAIGSLVGDIVSAVYDLLGAGYGVKTMQDVANVHYETVDGIVEGAPQTKR; from the coding sequence ATGAATCGGCGGAAGTTCATCAAAACGACAGGTGGGGGAACGATAGTCGGGAGTGCGTTACCGTACTCGGCGGGACTCGCTCGAGGTACCTCGGGGATGCAGTGGCAGACTCCTGGTATCGAGTGGTCCCAAACGTTCGATCGAGGCGGCGACGATATCGCGATAACGGCAGTGGACGGCTCGGGTGACGGCTACCTGTTCGCCGGCCAGACGACGAGTGGCAGCGGCGGTCGTGACGCGTGGGTGCTCAAAACCGACGGGAGCGGGCGCGAAACGTGGCAGAAGACGTTCGGCGGCGGCGCACACGACTGGATTTCGGCGGCGACGCCAGCCGACAGCGGCTCCCTCTTGGCTGGCCAGACCGCCTCTCGAGGGAACGGCCAACTCGACGCCTGGCTGGTGAAGCTCGCGGCCGACGGCACCGAACAGTGGCAGCGGCCCTACGGCGGCACGGGGGACGACCGCGCCTCGTCAGTGCTCTCCGAACCCGGCGGCTACGTGTTCGCGGGCGGGACGAAATCGGCGGGGAGCGGCGGCGTCGACGCCTGGCTCATGCGGGTCGACGAGAGCGGAGACGGCGACTGGAACGAGGTCTACGGCGGGACCGGGGACGACTGGGCGTTCGACCACGTCCGGACGGACGACGGGGGGTATCTGCTCGTCGGCGAAACCGACTCCGCTGGAAGCGGTGGCCGCGACGCGTGGGTGCTCGCAACCGACGGCGACGGAACCGCGCAGTGGAATCAGGTCTACGGCGGGAGCGCGGACGATTACGCCCGCGCCGTCGTGCCGGCTCACGACGACGGCTACGTGTTCGCGGGCGGGACGAAATCCGCGGGGAGCGGCGGGACGGACGGCCTGATCGTCGAGATCGATTCCAGCGGCACGGAGACGTGGCGAAAGCGGGTCGGCGGACGCGACGACGACCGATTCACGTCGCTGGTCCGGCACGGAGAGGGGTATCTCGCCGTTGGTTCGACCGCCTCGACCGGTCGCGGCCAGCAGTCGACGTGGGTCGTGAAGCTCCTCGCCGACGGCAAGGTCGTCTGGCAGACCACGTACGAAACGAACGCCGTCGACTACGCGAACGCCGTCGTTGGCGGTGACGATCCGCTCGTGGTCGGAGCGCTCGAGCAGGGTGGAACCGGGAGCGCGCGGCTGGTGAAACTGGCGGGTGAATCGAATACCGGGGAACCGACCGCGGATTTCTCGGTCACGCCGACGCCGCCCGAGACGAGCCTGGAAACGAAGTACGAGGGGACGGGCTCGAGTGCGGCGAACGGGACCATCGCGACCTACGAGTGGGATACCGACGGCGACGGCGAGTTCGAGGAAGTCGGCGAGTCGGCGACACACGCCTACGAGCAAGTCGGGGAGGTACCCGTGACGCTCCGTCTCCGGACGGACGACGGTGGGACGACGGAGACGACGAAGACTCTCGACGTACGGGTCGCGCGAACGAGCGCCCTGCGGGAGCACGCTCGCGAGATCGACGACGTGACAGTGACCGATATCGACCACGAAGCGACGGTCGCGTCGGCGGTGTCGCGACTCAACGATCGGGTGAGAACCGATCGGCTTCCGCTCGAGACTGCGGAAGGAGCGACCCAGCGGTTGGTACTGGCCGAGACGTTCACGGTGGATGTGCTCAGCGGACTCGGCTCGGAGTCGTACGAACAGTCGGTTGAGGAGTACGATCTCGCTGGACATACGGCCGAACTCGTGCTCTCCTTACTCGTCGACCTCGCGATGATTGGCGTGGGTATCGCCGGCGGAAAACTCGGCACGTATATCGCTGACAAGCTTCCCTACCTCTCGGGATACGTCGACGATCTGGTGGGAAAGCTCGACGACGCGATCGCGAAACTCGCGGACTACGCCGCGGATCTGAGCGGCGAAGCGAGTACCGCACTGAAGGAGTCGTCCGACGAGATCGCGAAGGGAGCTGTCGACAAACTCGTCGAAGAGACCAGCGGCGAGATCGCGAAGCTTGCACTCGGTGAGTACATCGACGAGCAAATCTCGGCGTTTCAATCGACGGTTGCCGACACGTTGCGGCGGCCGATCGAATACACCATCGAGACGGACGGCGACAAAATCGACGACGACTACGACAACAGACTGGACGACGGACTCGCACTCGCATACACGCGGCTCGATCCGGACAGGCTCGGTCGAGAGGGACTCCGCGGCTCACTCACAGGTGCGCGGACCGCGCTCAACGACGGCGTAATGACTGTCACCGACGAGCTTCGGACCGCCCACGCGGGTCTTCAGGCGATCCAGGACACGCTCGACGAGTTCGGTCTCTTCGAAAACCTCGCCGACGCGTACGCGGCGCTCATGGAGGGCGATGCGGTCGAGACGATTCTCGAGATCCTGTGGGCGATCGGTTCGCTCGTCGGGGACATCGTCTCGGCGGTATACGACCTGCTCGGTGCCGGCTACGGCGTGAAAACGATGCAGGATGTCGCGAACGTTCACTACGAGACGGTCGACGGAATCGTCGAGGGAGCACCACAAACCAAACGATGA
- a CDS encoding outer membrane lipoprotein carrier protein LolA, producing the protein MTTRRSAAVLGVIVVGVLLSGCVAFDAPSSGPDDPGSSDDPDPKAVFEGAFVHADNLEDVQGNRTTKVTNGSVTVTEVERVQKRPYVDERTEVLEASDSAAIGNIYVSNATMNWFYFPDSGVAQYFEPDEPFDDDAVRSDRADMAAEKVEKYDLEYQGTERIAGREAHVLDVDAKNETVERGISAIVGDTEYVYALETSDPKDELQAVEQTLWIDTEYDYPLKERVVFEEPNGERIVMTERFETVAFNTGLEDETFAFEPPENVTVQDIS; encoded by the coding sequence ATGACGACTCGTCGATCCGCAGCCGTTCTCGGAGTCATTGTCGTGGGCGTTCTCCTCAGTGGCTGCGTCGCATTCGACGCTCCCTCGAGCGGTCCCGACGATCCTGGCAGTTCCGACGACCCCGATCCGAAAGCGGTGTTCGAGGGCGCGTTCGTTCACGCCGACAATCTCGAGGACGTGCAGGGGAACCGGACAACCAAGGTGACCAACGGGTCAGTGACTGTTACCGAGGTCGAACGCGTCCAGAAACGGCCGTACGTCGACGAGCGGACCGAGGTGCTCGAGGCATCGGACTCCGCCGCGATCGGGAACATCTACGTCTCGAACGCGACGATGAACTGGTTCTACTTCCCCGATTCGGGAGTGGCTCAGTACTTCGAGCCGGACGAGCCGTTCGACGATGACGCGGTCCGATCGGACCGGGCCGATATGGCCGCGGAGAAGGTCGAGAAGTACGATCTCGAGTATCAGGGGACGGAGCGGATCGCGGGCCGGGAGGCACACGTTCTCGACGTCGACGCGAAAAACGAGACCGTTGAACGAGGAATTTCGGCGATCGTCGGCGACACCGAGTACGTCTACGCCCTCGAGACCAGCGACCCGAAAGACGAACTGCAGGCCGTCGAACAGACGCTGTGGATCGACACGGAGTACGACTACCCGCTCAAGGAGCGAGTCGTGTTCGAGGAGCCAAACGGCGAGCGCATCGTCATGACCGAGCGGTTCGAGACGGTCGCGTTCAATACCGGCCTCGAGGACGAGACGTTCGCGTTCGAGCCGCCGGAAAACGTGACCGTTCAGGATATCTCATAG
- a CDS encoding mechanosensitive ion channel family protein: MSGSPAHPLQNGTGDLGVIGNALEDAGLNATQAGMAEGAIRFAIALAVIWVIGRLVLVPLVRRALDRRELDEHAQNPLLLLTRFGVGFLAFAVAFGFAGFGNFLVSMAGIAAAGALAIGLAMQNVISNFVAGVFIYTDKPFRIGDWIEWEDGTYSGIVEDISLRVTRVRTFDNELLTVPNSALTEGVLKNPVEANKLRLKFVFGIGYDDDIEQATEIIVDEAERHPDIMDDPEPSVRLTELGDSDVGLQSRIWISNPSRADFVRTRGEYVTAVKRRFDEEGIDIPYPVRTLEGGLDLESGQSVVQPAE, encoded by the coding sequence ATGAGCGGTAGTCCCGCGCATCCGCTACAGAACGGAACTGGAGATCTCGGCGTGATCGGAAACGCGCTCGAGGACGCTGGACTCAACGCGACACAGGCCGGGATGGCCGAGGGAGCGATTCGATTCGCCATCGCGCTCGCGGTGATCTGGGTGATCGGTCGGTTGGTGCTCGTCCCGCTGGTCAGGCGAGCCCTCGACAGGCGCGAACTGGACGAACACGCCCAGAACCCGCTGTTGTTGCTCACCCGGTTCGGAGTCGGATTCCTCGCGTTCGCTGTCGCCTTCGGCTTCGCCGGCTTCGGCAACTTCCTCGTCTCGATGGCCGGCATCGCGGCGGCTGGTGCGCTCGCCATCGGACTCGCGATGCAGAACGTGATCTCGAACTTCGTCGCCGGCGTGTTCATCTACACGGACAAGCCGTTCCGCATCGGCGACTGGATCGAGTGGGAGGACGGCACCTACTCGGGCATCGTCGAGGATATCAGCCTCCGCGTGACCCGCGTCCGGACGTTCGATAACGAACTGCTTACGGTCCCCAACTCGGCGCTCACCGAGGGCGTACTCAAAAACCCCGTCGAAGCTAACAAGCTCCGGCTGAAGTTCGTCTTCGGCATCGGCTACGACGACGACATCGAGCAGGCGACCGAGATCATCGTCGACGAGGCCGAACGCCACCCCGACATCATGGACGACCCCGAACCCTCCGTCCGCCTGACGGAACTGGGCGACTCCGACGTCGGCCTCCAGTCGCGGATCTGGATCTCGAACCCGTCTCGTGCCGACTTCGTTCGAACCCGCGGGGAGTACGTCACCGCGGTTAAACGTCGCTTCGACGAGGAGGGGATCGACATTCCCTACCCCGTCCGCACGCTCGAGGGTGGCCTCGACCTCGAGAGCGGCCAGAGCGTCGTGCAACCCGCAGAGTAG
- a CDS encoding YhbY family RNA-binding protein: MDQQELKRRAHDLDVTVWVGKSGIDAVVDELDDQLDDRDLVKVKFLRAARAGSSTEEKAADLADHVHADLIDTRGHTAVLHR, translated from the coding sequence ATGGATCAACAGGAACTCAAGCGCCGCGCACACGACCTCGACGTGACCGTCTGGGTCGGCAAGAGCGGCATCGATGCTGTCGTCGACGAACTCGACGACCAACTGGACGACAGGGACCTCGTGAAGGTAAAATTCTTGCGGGCCGCCCGCGCCGGCAGTTCGACCGAGGAGAAAGCGGCCGACCTCGCCGACCACGTCCACGCGGACCTCATCGACACGCGCGGGCACACCGCAGTGTTGCATCGATGA
- a CDS encoding ribonuclease P protein component 4 codes for MDVAAERIERLHDLARAAAADGDADRARYYVRLARRVAERNRLTLPLAFRRFTCDRCDAYLRPGANARVRLQDGHVVITCDCGAHARYPYEDCVSDAD; via the coding sequence ATGGATGTCGCCGCGGAACGAATCGAGCGGCTTCACGACCTCGCTCGAGCGGCGGCAGCGGACGGCGACGCCGATCGAGCTCGCTACTACGTCCGCCTCGCGCGGCGAGTCGCGGAGCGAAACCGCCTCACGCTGCCCCTCGCGTTTCGCCGATTCACGTGTGATCGGTGTGACGCGTATCTCCGGCCGGGAGCCAACGCTCGCGTCAGGTTACAGGACGGTCACGTCGTCATCACCTGTGACTGCGGTGCGCACGCGAGATATCCGTACGAGGACTGCGTCTCCGACGCAGACTGA
- a CDS encoding ABC transporter substrate-binding protein, with amino-acid sequence MNWNPTLPDDGLSRRSFLAAGATGAAITTSGCMNSVRSVVGQAGDDQLSLSIATVPAEGDKQSIQIARRLESNLKKAGMAVTLDVRSQSEMLKAVLIDHDFDIYVGLHPADYDPDFLYETLHSTYASEAGWQNPFGLTNMAFDTLLERQRHSEGDERKRDVHSVLKALAQAKPFDPICMPDEYRLARAGRFEGWNEADLTTRHGYLGLEPADGVDQIHALRTDARATSNLNPLSATMRERNTTIDLLFDSLGTVNNGEIEPWLATSWDWTEPDDSEQASTLTATVTLREDCQFHDGEPLTAEDVAFTYRFLEDTSLGRAPSSPAPRYQGHVDGINEISVDDDAVDGEYELLFSFEGGREAAKRAFTVPILPKHYWHDLVDGRAADGDFTAPQGRWIAVTGDHIPPVGSGPFQFDSRTQDEQLRLTRYEDHFTLREDVNLPGPTVDELRFDIAPSSSSAIRQVADGNADVTASMLSAYTLDAIPDSPDVEQLKSTSRTFYHIGFNVRNAPFSNTHFRRAVSQLIDKEAIVEDVFYGHATPVATPVTDEWIPESLEWNGEAPVLRFLGSDGELNVEAAKATFESAGFRYDDNGRLLGGY; translated from the coding sequence ATGAATTGGAACCCCACCCTCCCCGACGACGGTCTCAGCAGGCGGTCGTTTCTGGCGGCCGGCGCAACGGGGGCTGCAATCACGACGAGCGGCTGTATGAACAGCGTGCGAAGCGTGGTCGGTCAGGCCGGCGACGATCAGCTATCGCTCTCTATTGCAACGGTCCCGGCGGAAGGCGACAAGCAGAGCATCCAGATCGCTCGCCGTCTCGAGAGCAACCTCAAGAAGGCCGGCATGGCGGTCACACTGGACGTCCGCTCGCAATCGGAGATGCTCAAAGCGGTCCTGATCGATCACGACTTCGATATCTACGTCGGCCTCCACCCAGCCGATTACGATCCGGACTTCCTCTACGAAACGCTCCACTCGACGTACGCGAGCGAAGCCGGCTGGCAGAACCCCTTCGGACTCACCAATATGGCGTTCGACACGCTACTGGAACGTCAGCGCCACTCCGAGGGCGACGAGCGGAAGCGAGACGTCCATTCGGTCCTGAAAGCGCTGGCACAGGCGAAACCGTTTGACCCCATCTGTATGCCCGACGAGTATCGCCTCGCCAGAGCGGGTCGGTTCGAGGGCTGGAACGAGGCCGATCTCACGACCCGCCACGGCTACCTCGGTCTCGAGCCGGCGGACGGCGTCGATCAGATCCACGCGCTCAGAACCGACGCTCGCGCGACGAGCAACCTCAATCCGCTTTCGGCGACAATGCGTGAGCGAAACACGACTATCGACCTGCTCTTCGATTCGCTGGGGACGGTCAACAACGGCGAGATAGAGCCGTGGCTGGCCACGTCCTGGGACTGGACGGAACCGGATGACAGCGAGCAGGCGTCGACGCTGACCGCGACGGTCACCCTCCGCGAAGACTGTCAGTTCCACGACGGCGAGCCACTGACCGCCGAGGATGTCGCCTTTACCTATCGGTTCCTCGAAGACACGTCGCTCGGACGAGCGCCCTCGTCGCCGGCACCGCGGTATCAGGGGCACGTCGACGGTATCAATGAGATCTCCGTCGACGATGACGCCGTCGATGGCGAGTACGAACTGTTGTTCTCGTTCGAGGGCGGGCGGGAGGCCGCAAAGCGGGCGTTTACCGTCCCGATCCTGCCAAAACACTACTGGCACGATCTGGTAGACGGACGGGCTGCCGACGGCGATTTTACCGCACCGCAAGGCCGGTGGATCGCCGTCACGGGGGACCACATCCCGCCGGTCGGAAGCGGCCCGTTCCAGTTCGACAGTCGAACCCAAGACGAGCAACTTCGCCTCACTAGATACGAGGACCACTTTACGCTCCGTGAGGACGTCAATCTCCCCGGGCCGACCGTCGACGAACTCCGATTCGATATCGCCCCCAGCAGCTCGTCTGCGATCAGGCAGGTCGCCGACGGGAATGCGGACGTGACGGCCTCGATGCTCTCCGCATACACGTTGGACGCGATTCCCGACTCCCCGGACGTCGAACAGTTGAAATCCACCTCGAGAACCTTCTACCATATCGGATTCAACGTCCGCAACGCACCCTTCAGCAACACGCACTTCCGACGCGCGGTTTCGCAACTGATCGACAAGGAAGCGATCGTCGAGGACGTGTTCTACGGACACGCGACCCCCGTCGCAACGCCGGTCACCGACGAATGGATTCCCGAGAGCCTCGAGTGGAACGGCGAAGCCCCCGTACTGCGGTTCCTCGGGTCGGACGGAGAACTCAACGTCGAAGCGGCGAAAGCGACGTTCGAGAGCGCCGGGTTCCGGTACGATGATAACGGTCGGTTGCTTGGAGGCTACTAG
- a CDS encoding phosphatase PAP2 family protein yields MLAEVLTQVAVVIAILVPVSIIVFIGRERLARTRSEWRTRLKTTAPVIAVLIVVLLINRVARQVAPKLSRQIGIRLTSAFYNIEGEFILVFQAIQTPETSAYFSSIYVYGYTFLLIFPVIAYFTLSDTRAFRRLLAAYALNYAIGLILYIFVIAYGPRNLMPAELMERMLYDTNPEYQYLTREVNTSTNVFPSLHTSLSATVAAFAWQTRSEFPKWLPVAVVLAASVAISTMYLGIHWGIDVTAGLLLAALCVALSHRLVGRWSLEELTEKYGDRLPWLQERLPSSQEQD; encoded by the coding sequence ATGCTTGCCGAGGTGCTGACTCAGGTCGCCGTTGTAATCGCGATTCTAGTGCCGGTGTCGATCATCGTCTTCATCGGCCGTGAGCGCCTCGCTCGAACGCGCTCGGAGTGGCGAACTCGGCTCAAGACGACTGCCCCGGTGATCGCTGTGTTGATCGTCGTCTTACTGATCAACCGGGTCGCCCGACAGGTCGCACCGAAGCTATCGCGGCAGATCGGGATCCGCCTGACATCGGCGTTTTACAACATCGAAGGGGAGTTTATCCTGGTCTTTCAGGCGATTCAGACCCCGGAGACGTCGGCGTACTTCTCATCGATCTACGTCTACGGCTACACGTTCCTGCTGATCTTCCCGGTGATCGCCTACTTTACCCTCTCCGATACCCGGGCCTTCCGCCGCCTGTTGGCGGCCTACGCGCTCAACTACGCGATCGGTCTCATCCTGTATATCTTCGTGATCGCGTACGGCCCCCGGAACCTGATGCCCGCCGAGCTCATGGAGCGGATGTTGTACGATACGAACCCGGAGTACCAGTATCTCACCCGCGAGGTCAACACCAGCACGAACGTCTTCCCGTCGCTTCACACCTCGCTTTCGGCGACCGTGGCGGCGTTCGCGTGGCAAACGCGGTCCGAGTTTCCGAAGTGGCTCCCCGTCGCGGTCGTGCTGGCGGCGAGCGTCGCGATTTCGACGATGTATCTCGGAATTCACTGGGGAATCGACGTCACTGCGGGATTACTGCTCGCTGCCCTCTGTGTCGCCCTCTCGCATCGGCTCGTCGGCCGCTGGTCGCTCGAGGAACTAACTGAGAAATACGGCGACCGGCTCCCCTGGCTGCAGGAGCGACTCCCCTCGAGTCAGGAACAGGATTGA
- a CDS encoding ABC transporter substrate-binding protein, whose product MNGRRGVPKRSSRDTDGTSISRRAALAATAGLTVSTSGCLQRLRNLVTRDNIDQLSLTIVTLPAESDRACIRIANELEQAFTAAGIDVSLDVRSGIDFHRTVLYNHDFDICISRHPGGTDPDYLYQALYSRYADESGWQNPFGYTNLAVDDLLEKQRRAEGDERRDAVTSALEAIAVEQPFVPICVPEEHRSVRTDRFTGWSENHLATRRGYLGLEPSAGVETLRATHTDARPTENLNPLAVDYRGRGTITELLYDSLATDDPTGAVHPWLAKSWEWDGATIDIRLRDGCEFHDGTSITASDIEFTYEFLKDMSLGDGDIDSPAPRFRGQVESVETVDARRRNRVEITVGTNRAVGERALLVPILPEHVWRDRAADARGPGAVSIAQGTTRAVVTNNMEPVGSGPFRLVDRTEGEQLTFERFDSHFTLDRRVDLPSPTVDEFSVGIAPSSKTAVQAVENDDADVTLSALETNLIDGVSRSDSGRLVESPSWTFYFLGFNARNAPFSNPRFRRVLAQLVDKEWIVEEVFHGNARPVATPVIDEWVPESLEWDGNDPETPFLGTDGEVNANAVQLAFEDAGFRYDEQDRLRVRQ is encoded by the coding sequence ATGAACGGACGACGTGGCGTCCCGAAACGCAGTAGTCGCGACACTGACGGCACATCCATCAGCCGTCGAGCCGCACTCGCTGCGACCGCCGGTCTGACGGTCTCGACCAGCGGCTGTCTGCAACGCCTCCGGAATCTCGTAACTCGAGACAACATCGACCAGCTCTCGCTAACGATCGTCACCCTCCCCGCCGAAAGCGATCGGGCATGCATCAGGATCGCGAACGAACTGGAACAGGCGTTCACAGCCGCCGGAATCGACGTCTCCTTGGACGTCCGATCGGGCATCGACTTCCACCGGACGGTGCTGTACAACCACGACTTTGACATCTGCATTAGTCGCCACCCCGGCGGAACCGATCCCGACTACCTCTATCAGGCGTTGTACTCGCGCTATGCCGACGAATCGGGCTGGCAGAACCCATTCGGCTACACCAACCTGGCCGTCGACGACCTCCTCGAGAAGCAACGCCGCGCCGAGGGTGATGAACGACGCGACGCTGTCACGAGCGCGCTCGAGGCAATCGCGGTCGAACAGCCGTTCGTTCCGATCTGCGTTCCCGAGGAACATCGGTCCGTCAGAACGGATCGGTTCACCGGCTGGAGCGAAAACCACCTCGCGACCCGTCGCGGCTATCTCGGTCTCGAGCCGTCGGCGGGCGTCGAGACGCTTCGCGCCACCCACACGGATGCAAGACCGACGGAAAACCTCAATCCGCTCGCGGTCGACTATCGCGGTCGCGGAACGATTACCGAGTTGCTCTACGACTCGCTGGCGACGGACGATCCCACTGGCGCCGTCCACCCGTGGCTCGCAAAATCGTGGGAGTGGGACGGGGCGACGATCGATATCCGACTGCGAGATGGGTGTGAGTTTCACGACGGCACGTCGATAACCGCCAGCGACATCGAATTCACGTACGAGTTTCTCAAAGACATGTCCCTCGGTGACGGGGATATCGACTCTCCAGCACCCCGCTTTCGCGGCCAGGTCGAATCCGTCGAGACGGTCGACGCTCGGCGCCGCAATCGCGTCGAGATTACGGTCGGGACGAATCGAGCGGTCGGCGAACGCGCCCTTCTCGTTCCGATACTCCCCGAACACGTCTGGCGCGACCGGGCAGCCGATGCCAGGGGCCCAGGCGCTGTCAGCATCGCTCAGGGGACCACGAGGGCGGTCGTCACGAACAATATGGAGCCGGTCGGAAGCGGCCCGTTCCGACTCGTGGACCGAACCGAAGGCGAACAGCTCACGTTCGAGCGGTTCGATTCCCACTTCACGCTCGACCGCCGCGTCGATCTACCGTCACCGACCGTCGACGAGTTCTCGGTCGGAATCGCCCCGAGCAGTAAAACGGCGGTTCAGGCCGTCGAGAACGACGACGCCGACGTCACGCTGTCGGCACTCGAGACGAACCTCATCGACGGCGTCAGCAGATCCGACAGTGGCCGGTTGGTCGAGTCGCCGTCGTGGACGTTCTACTTCCTCGGCTTCAACGCGCGGAACGCACCGTTCAGCAATCCGCGGTTCCGGCGCGTCCTCGCACAGTTGGTCGACAAGGAGTGGATAGTGGAAGAGGTGTTCCACGGAAACGCTCGACCCGTGGCAACGCCGGTCATCGACGAGTGGGTTCCCGAAAGCCTCGAGTGGGACGGGAACGACCCCGAAACGCCGTTTCTGGGGACCGACGGGGAAGTGAACGCCAACGCGGTACAACTGGCGTTCGAAGACGCTGGCTTCCGATACGACGAGCAGGACCGACTCCGCGTCAGACAGTAA
- a CDS encoding DUF2797 domain-containing protein — protein MQLVGYRSSGNGSSLLVSDAAGEVDHRPLEAGNDLAYSLGERHCAGTIDEDGAHVACDRPSAPYCEYHTSTWVCARCTGTCLKDEMDCYEAHAVYIAAFAPDTFKVGVTKRRRLETRLREQGADRAAHVHTVSNGRIAREIEAEIAERLVDRVRTGPKVAALAAAVDEAAWESALAEFDVLERFDFDYGIDLEARPVRETIASGTVVGVKGRLVALANGGTTYAVDMRDLVGYDLAEGPSNRDLQSSLGSFG, from the coding sequence GTGCAACTGGTCGGCTACCGCTCGAGCGGGAACGGCTCGTCGCTGCTGGTGAGCGACGCCGCCGGGGAGGTCGATCACCGACCGCTCGAGGCCGGCAATGACCTCGCGTACTCGCTCGGAGAGCGCCACTGTGCCGGCACCATCGACGAAGACGGTGCGCACGTCGCCTGTGATCGGCCGTCGGCCCCCTACTGCGAGTACCACACGAGCACGTGGGTCTGTGCCCGCTGTACCGGCACCTGCCTGAAAGACGAAATGGACTGTTACGAGGCGCACGCGGTCTACATCGCGGCCTTCGCCCCCGACACGTTCAAGGTCGGCGTCACCAAACGCCGGCGGCTCGAGACCCGACTGCGCGAGCAGGGGGCCGACCGCGCGGCCCACGTCCACACAGTCTCGAACGGCCGGATCGCCCGCGAGATCGAGGCCGAGATCGCCGAGCGACTGGTCGACCGCGTCCGAACGGGGCCGAAAGTCGCCGCGCTCGCTGCAGCCGTCGACGAGGCCGCGTGGGAGTCCGCCCTCGCAGAGTTCGACGTCCTCGAGCGGTTCGATTTCGACTACGGGATCGACCTCGAGGCACGGCCGGTTCGCGAGACGATCGCTTCGGGGACCGTCGTGGGCGTGAAAGGCCGGTTGGTCGCGCTCGCGAACGGCGGGACGACTTACGCCGTGGACATGCGCGATCTCGTGGGGTACGACCTCGCGGAGGGCCCGTCGAATCGCGATCTGCAATCGTCGCTGGGATCGTTCGGGTAG